In the genome of Acidobacteriota bacterium, one region contains:
- the paaJ gene encoding phenylacetate-CoA oxygenase subunit PaaJ, with the protein MELLSGIPDPEIPVLDIVELGIVRAVRLGPEGVEVDITPTYSGCPALEPIREQIVRVLEAGGFSPVRVNTVHAPAWTTDAIGQEAREKLRRYGIAPPEQGRGPVPCPSCGSSETVVRSEFGSTPCKSLLVCRSCQEPFEHFKCHR; encoded by the coding sequence ATGGAGCTTCTTTCCGGTATCCCGGATCCCGAGATCCCCGTGCTCGACATCGTTGAGCTGGGGATCGTCCGCGCGGTTCGGCTGGGACCGGAAGGGGTCGAGGTCGACATCACGCCGACCTACTCCGGCTGCCCGGCGCTGGAACCGATTCGCGAGCAGATCGTGCGGGTGCTCGAGGCGGGCGGCTTCTCCCCCGTTCGGGTGAACACGGTGCACGCACCGGCGTGGACCACCGACGCGATCGGGCAGGAGGCGCGGGAGAAGCTCCGGCGGTACGGCATCGCGCCGCCGGAACAGGGTCGCGGGCCCGTTCCCTGCCCCTCCTGCGGCTCGTCGGAAACGGTGGTGCGATCCGAGTTCGGTTCGACACCGTGCAAGTCGCTGCTCGTCTGCCGCTCGTGCCAGGAGCCGTTCGAGCACTTCAAGTGCCATCGCTGA
- the paaI gene encoding phenylacetate-CoA oxygenase subunit PaaI, which produces MSARDTGTAALAAYLIRLGDDRLVLGHRLSEWCGHGPILEEDIALTNIALDLIGQAQALLTLGGEAEGKGRSADDLAYFRDEIDFTNCLLVEQPNGDFAQTIARQFFFDAFDHLLASALESSSHRPLAGVAAKARLEAAYHLRHSREWMLRLGGGTEESHRRLQRAVGELWRFTGELFESDDIDRELQAAGIAPDPAPIRKAWEETVSGVLREAGIDVPADEPMRSGGRRGRHTEHLGHMLAEMQIVARSHPGARW; this is translated from the coding sequence GTGAGCGCGCGGGACACAGGGACGGCGGCGCTGGCCGCTTACCTCATCCGGCTCGGGGATGACCGGCTGGTCCTGGGACACCGGTTGTCGGAGTGGTGCGGCCACGGGCCGATCCTCGAGGAAGACATCGCGCTGACCAACATCGCGCTCGACCTGATCGGCCAGGCACAGGCCCTCCTGACGCTGGGTGGCGAAGCGGAAGGGAAGGGGCGCAGCGCCGATGATCTGGCCTATTTCCGGGACGAGATCGACTTCACCAACTGTCTCCTGGTCGAGCAGCCGAACGGCGACTTCGCCCAGACCATCGCGCGGCAGTTCTTCTTCGACGCGTTCGACCACCTCCTCGCGAGCGCCCTGGAGTCATCTTCCCACCGCCCGCTGGCCGGCGTCGCGGCCAAGGCGCGCCTGGAAGCCGCCTACCATCTCCGGCACAGCCGCGAATGGATGCTGCGGCTCGGCGGGGGAACGGAAGAGAGCCACCGGAGACTTCAGCGCGCCGTCGGCGAGCTGTGGCGTTTCACCGGCGAGCTGTTCGAATCGGACGACATCGACCGGGAGCTGCAGGCGGCCGGGATCGCGCCGGACCCGGCACCGATCCGGAAAGCGTGGGAGGAGACCGTCTCGGGCGTCCTGCGCGAAGCCGGCATCGATGTGCCGGCCGACGAGCCCATGCGATCGGGAGGACGGCGGGGCCGGCACACCGAGCATCTCGGCCACATGCTCGCCGAAATGCAGATCGTGGCGCGCTCCCACCCGGGCGCACGGTGGTGA
- a CDS encoding 1,2-phenylacetyl-CoA epoxidase subunit B: MRKDGEEGSAQDTQWTLFEVFVQERTGEPHQHAGSVRAPDPEMALQNARDVYARRGPVASLWVVPSGAIAATSPSDAGPFFDPAEDKVYRHPQFYRVPRVTRRKAPK; encoded by the coding sequence ATGCGGAAAGACGGCGAGGAAGGATCCGCGCAGGACACTCAGTGGACGCTCTTCGAAGTGTTCGTGCAGGAACGGACAGGCGAGCCGCATCAGCATGCGGGCAGCGTGAGGGCGCCTGACCCGGAGATGGCGCTCCAGAACGCCCGGGACGTCTACGCGCGGCGGGGGCCGGTGGCGAGCCTCTGGGTCGTACCGTCCGGAGCCATCGCCGCCACCAGTCCTTCCGACGCCGGACCGTTTTTCGACCCGGCCGAGGACAAAGTCTACCGTCATCCCCAGTTCTACCGGGTCCCCCGTGTGACCCGCCGGAAGGCTCCCAAGTGA
- a CDS encoding 1,2-phenylacetyl-CoA epoxidase subunit A has translation MSPAPTTPHDEKDLERSFQARIDAGEKIEPKDWMPERYRRQLIRMISQHAHSEIVGMLPEGNWITRAPSLRRKLALLAKVQDEAGHGLYLYSAAETLGVDRAELIEQLLAGRAKYSNIFNYPTLTWADVGVIGWLVDGAAIMNQTMLARGSYGPYARAMIRICKEENFHNKQGYEIVATLAQGTPAQRRMVQDAVDRWWWPTLMMFGPPDHDSPNSAELMRWRVKTVSNDELRQRFVDVTVPQALRLGLTLPDPELRFNEETGHWETGPIDWDEFWRVIRGDGPYNRERLAARRAAHEEGRWVREAAEAYAAKRGLAPAASAP, from the coding sequence ATGAGCCCCGCCCCCACCACCCCGCACGACGAAAAGGACCTCGAGCGCAGCTTCCAGGCCAGGATCGACGCCGGCGAGAAGATCGAACCGAAGGACTGGATGCCCGAGCGCTACCGGCGGCAGTTGATCCGGATGATCTCGCAGCATGCGCACTCGGAGATCGTGGGCATGCTCCCCGAGGGGAACTGGATCACCCGCGCCCCCTCGCTGCGCCGGAAGCTCGCGCTGCTGGCGAAGGTCCAGGACGAGGCGGGTCACGGCCTGTACCTCTACAGCGCGGCCGAGACCCTCGGCGTGGACCGCGCCGAACTGATCGAGCAGCTCCTCGCGGGACGCGCCAAGTACTCGAACATCTTCAACTACCCGACGCTCACCTGGGCCGACGTGGGCGTGATCGGCTGGCTGGTCGACGGGGCGGCGATCATGAACCAGACGATGCTCGCGCGGGGTTCGTACGGACCGTACGCCCGGGCGATGATCCGGATCTGCAAGGAGGAGAACTTCCACAACAAGCAGGGCTACGAGATCGTCGCCACGCTCGCCCAGGGGACACCCGCGCAGCGGCGGATGGTGCAAGACGCCGTGGACCGCTGGTGGTGGCCCACGCTGATGATGTTCGGTCCCCCCGATCACGACTCGCCGAACAGCGCCGAACTGATGCGCTGGCGGGTCAAGACGGTGAGCAACGACGAGCTGCGGCAGCGGTTCGTCGACGTCACGGTCCCGCAAGCCCTCCGCCTCGGCCTCACGCTGCCCGACCCGGAGCTGCGGTTCAACGAGGAAACGGGGCACTGGGAAACGGGCCCGATCGACTGGGACGAGTTCTGGCGGGTGATTCGCGGCGACGGGCCGTACAACCGCGAGCGTCTCGCCGCCAGGCGCGCCGCGCACGAGGAGGGCCGCTGGGTGCGGGAGGCGGCCGAGGCCTACGCCGCGAAGCGGGGTCTCGCCCCGGCCGCGAGCGCGCCCTAA
- a CDS encoding prephenate dehydrogenase/arogenate dehydrogenase family protein yields MPPDRPRAAEAPVRFRETVGLVGFGRFGRALAELFSRSGRGVRAYDPKAAVPEPWRTASPAELAAAADVLVLAVPVPAVKTALRQLLPALGSDHLVIDVSSVKKRPMEAMRELLGERIAWAATHPLFGPSSLALGERPLRVVVCPRRPGDEAARRARRLYESAGCEVVEQDADEHDRLMARSHALAFFVAKGLLDIGAGEGLPFSPPSFQAMARTIEAVRSDASHLFLAIENENPYAAEARQALLDAMSRVHAHLETAGAAGGEEDAALHIPDLGAQAPELRETRELIDELDRELLSLLARRAELARRARSIKAEHGRGVRDPVREQELLARRRAWAGELGLSPEAVADIFAAVLRFSREVQSG; encoded by the coding sequence ATGCCGCCGGACCGGCCGCGCGCCGCTGAGGCCCCGGTGCGCTTCCGCGAGACGGTCGGCCTTGTCGGTTTCGGGCGCTTCGGCCGGGCGCTCGCCGAGCTGTTTTCCCGCTCGGGCCGAGGCGTGCGCGCCTACGACCCGAAGGCGGCGGTGCCCGAGCCGTGGCGCACCGCGTCACCCGCGGAGCTCGCCGCGGCCGCCGACGTGTTGGTCCTCGCCGTCCCGGTCCCTGCGGTGAAGACGGCGCTCCGGCAGCTTCTGCCCGCGCTCGGTTCCGATCATCTCGTCATCGACGTCAGCAGCGTCAAGAAGCGGCCCATGGAAGCGATGCGCGAGCTGCTGGGCGAGCGGATCGCCTGGGCGGCGACCCATCCGCTGTTCGGGCCGTCGAGCCTCGCCCTCGGGGAGCGACCTCTGCGGGTCGTCGTCTGCCCGCGCCGGCCCGGGGACGAGGCGGCGCGGCGCGCCCGACGGCTGTACGAGTCCGCCGGCTGCGAGGTGGTCGAGCAGGATGCGGACGAGCACGACCGCCTGATGGCGCGCTCCCACGCGCTCGCCTTCTTCGTCGCCAAGGGTCTCCTCGACATCGGTGCCGGCGAGGGTCTTCCCTTCTCGCCTCCGTCCTTCCAGGCCATGGCCCGGACGATCGAGGCGGTGCGCAGCGACGCCAGCCATCTGTTCCTCGCCATCGAGAACGAGAATCCCTACGCCGCCGAGGCGCGGCAGGCGCTGCTCGACGCGATGTCCCGCGTGCACGCCCACCTCGAAACGGCCGGCGCCGCCGGCGGGGAGGAGGACGCCGCGCTGCACATCCCGGACCTTGGCGCGCAGGCGCCGGAGCTCCGCGAGACGCGGGAGCTGATCGACGAACTCGACCGCGAGCTCCTCTCCCTCCTCGCCCGGCGCGCGGAGCTGGCCCGCCGAGCGCGTTCGATCAAGGCGGAACACGGGCGGGGCGTCCGGGATCCGGTGCGCGAGCAGGAGCTGCTGGCCCGCCGCCGCGCTTGGGCCGGGGAACTCGGGCTTTCCCCCGAGGCGGTGGCCGACATCTTCGCCGCCGTGCTCCGGTTCTCCCGCGAGGTCCAGTCCGGCTGA
- a CDS encoding MBL fold metallo-hydrolase gives MALSTGGTHYSELADPGAEAFVAEPLRISFHGAAGTVTGSKFLLEAAGRRILIDAGLFQGRKDLRLLNWSGPAFDPAAVDHVLLTHTHIDHIGYLPRLVKLGLSAPVHCTRAARQLARLMLLDAAKLQEEDARYANKKGFSRHRPALPLYRTRDAKRALALLRETPFRRLVPLDGSGDLSAMLHNAGHILGSAFVEVRLRWRGRDVRIVFSGDVGRFDIPLHVDPRPLPRCDLLVIESTYGDRRHTARSLLEQVGGALRATLRRGGIVLVPAFAVGRSQQVTWILRRLMRAGALPDVPIHIDSPMAVDATRVYSRFLDRANLDPDVYEDGRLRLFPHRVSFHRTRAESKRLNRLEGPRVIVSASGMLTGGRVLHHLRRLAPDPRNLILLAGYQAEGTRGRRLVEGEREIKVHGEMVPVRAKVVQLHGLSGHADRDELERWVRSAPVKPRLAFVVHGEPGPAAAFARRLERLHGIPAHTPGLGETFDLARFLEEGALNPAPRAGGRSSGASDAR, from the coding sequence ATGGCGCTCTCCACGGGCGGCACACATTATAGTGAGCTTGCCGATCCCGGCGCGGAGGCTTTCGTGGCGGAACCGCTGCGCATTTCGTTTCACGGCGCCGCCGGCACCGTGACCGGCTCGAAGTTCCTCCTCGAGGCCGCCGGGCGCCGCATCCTGATCGACGCAGGCCTGTTTCAGGGCCGCAAGGACCTCCGTCTTCTCAACTGGTCCGGCCCCGCTTTCGATCCGGCGGCTGTCGATCACGTGCTCCTCACGCATACCCACATCGACCACATCGGTTATCTGCCCCGCCTGGTGAAGCTCGGCCTTTCCGCCCCCGTGCACTGCACGCGCGCCGCCCGGCAGCTCGCGCGGCTGATGCTTCTGGACGCCGCGAAGCTGCAGGAGGAGGATGCGCGCTACGCCAACAAGAAAGGCTTCAGCCGGCACCGCCCCGCCCTGCCGCTCTACCGCACCCGGGACGCCAAGCGCGCGCTCGCCCTCCTCCGGGAAACGCCTTTCCGCCGCCTGGTGCCGCTCGATGGATCGGGAGACCTGTCGGCGATGCTTCACAACGCCGGCCACATTCTCGGCTCGGCGTTCGTGGAGGTTCGCCTGAGGTGGCGGGGGCGGGACGTCAGAATCGTGTTCAGCGGCGACGTGGGCCGATTCGACATTCCACTGCACGTCGATCCGCGGCCGCTTCCGCGTTGTGACCTCCTGGTGATCGAATCGACCTACGGCGACCGCCGTCATACGGCCAGGTCGCTTCTCGAGCAAGTCGGCGGCGCACTGCGCGCGACGCTGAGGCGCGGCGGGATCGTGCTGGTGCCGGCGTTCGCCGTGGGGCGCTCCCAGCAGGTGACATGGATCCTCCGGCGGCTGATGCGCGCCGGGGCCCTGCCCGATGTTCCGATCCACATCGACAGCCCGATGGCGGTCGATGCGACCCGCGTGTACAGCCGTTTTCTCGACCGGGCCAATCTCGACCCCGACGTCTACGAGGACGGCCGCCTCAGGCTGTTCCCGCACCGCGTCTCCTTCCACCGGACACGCGCCGAATCGAAGCGGCTCAACCGCCTCGAAGGACCGCGCGTGATCGTTTCCGCCAGCGGCATGCTGACCGGCGGGAGGGTGCTGCACCACCTGCGCCGCCTCGCCCCCGATCCCCGGAATCTCATCCTCCTGGCCGGGTACCAGGCGGAAGGAACGCGCGGCCGCCGACTGGTCGAGGGTGAGCGCGAGATCAAGGTCCACGGTGAGATGGTTCCGGTGCGCGCCAAGGTGGTTCAGCTCCACGGCCTGTCGGGTCACGCCGATCGCGACGAGCTGGAGCGATGGGTGCGGAGCGCGCCGGTGAAGCCTCGCCTCGCCTTCGTCGTTCACGGCGAGCCGGGGCCGGCGGCGGCGTTCGCGCGCCGTCTGGAGCGGCTCCACGGGATCCCGGCGCACACGCCGGGGCTCGGCGAGACCTTCGACCTCGCCCGCTTCCTGGAGGAAGGCGCCCTCAACCCCGCACCACGAGCAGGGGGACGGTCGTCCGGCGCATCAGACGCTCGGTGA
- a CDS encoding universal stress protein encodes MAEGRQMSDPVRRLVVALDGSETAETALPVARHLIELLSRDARPRLVLVSAPEPPAPEPLMSGDLEAVVPGPVVLEAVGALREQARATAAAYLERVAERFEDTGAEVVLEVAEGPPAEVILDVAGAERDTLLVLASRGASGSRGERPGSVADRVLRAAKVPVLLVPAATPCAAWSLRRVLVPLDGSPEAEAAAAAAGELARAARAEIVLVHVAPDFGELARAGVEALLRLERDYMRWAESYLTRLRERFASEGLACSTETLGGAVAPALLERAEAAGADLIAVSAQGRGRSELWSVGRVTERLMRRTTVPLLVVRG; translated from the coding sequence ATGGCGGAGGGCCGGCAGATGAGTGATCCCGTCCGCCGGCTGGTCGTCGCGCTCGACGGGTCGGAAACCGCCGAGACCGCGCTGCCCGTCGCGCGTCACTTGATCGAGCTCCTGTCTCGCGATGCGCGCCCTCGGCTCGTCCTCGTGAGCGCACCCGAGCCGCCGGCGCCCGAGCCGCTGATGAGCGGCGATCTGGAAGCGGTCGTCCCCGGGCCCGTCGTGCTCGAGGCGGTCGGGGCGCTCAGGGAGCAGGCCCGCGCGACCGCAGCCGCCTACCTGGAACGGGTGGCCGAACGGTTCGAGGACACCGGCGCCGAGGTCGTTCTCGAGGTCGCCGAGGGCCCGCCCGCGGAGGTCATCCTCGACGTGGCCGGGGCGGAACGGGACACGCTCCTGGTCCTCGCCTCGCGCGGGGCCTCGGGGTCGCGGGGCGAGCGCCCGGGGAGCGTGGCCGACCGCGTGCTGCGGGCTGCCAAGGTGCCGGTGCTCCTGGTGCCCGCGGCGACCCCCTGCGCCGCCTGGTCGCTCCGGCGGGTGCTCGTCCCCCTCGACGGATCGCCGGAGGCGGAGGCCGCGGCGGCGGCGGCGGGCGAGCTCGCCCGCGCGGCCCGCGCGGAGATCGTGCTCGTCCACGTGGCGCCCGACTTCGGGGAGCTGGCGCGGGCGGGCGTGGAAGCGCTGCTCCGATTGGAACGGGACTACATGCGGTGGGCCGAGTCCTACCTGACGCGACTGCGCGAGCGGTTCGCCTCCGAGGGCCTCGCCTGCTCGACCGAGACGCTCGGCGGGGCGGTGGCGCCGGCCCTTCTTGAGCGCGCGGAAGCCGCGGGCGCCGACCTGATCGCGGTGTCGGCGCAGGGCCGCGGCCGCAGCGAGCTGTGGAGCGTCGGCCGCGTCACCGAGCGTCTGATGCGCCGGACGACCGTCCCCCTGCTCGTGGTGCGGGGTTGA